A genome region from Coffea arabica cultivar ET-39 chromosome 7e, Coffea Arabica ET-39 HiFi, whole genome shotgun sequence includes the following:
- the LOC113700578 gene encoding ABC transporter B family member 15-like yields the protein MNCLSHRADNGTSSSDQVFSVPSFRRLLAINVPEWRQATAGCVSAMLFCAIQPSYACAMGSMISVYFLTDHKEIKQKTEVYALCFVGLALFSVFINICQHYNFASMGEHLTKRIREMMVAKMLSFEIGWFDQDENTTGVVCSRLANVVSRSLVGDRMGLLINAFSAMAIACTLGLVIAWRLALVILATQPLLIICYYGMFALLKIMSKKSIKAHEESSKLAAEAVTNIRTVTAFSCQARILHMLEKAQEGPRQESIRQSWFAGIVLGVSSSLLTLTWALDSWYGGKLIADGCLGAKALFQTLLMLISTGRCIANAGTMTSDLAAGLDAVRSVFAIQDRYSQIDLEDRKGHMPEKIIGHVELQDVVNVDFAYPARQDVIIFKGFSLTFESGKSTAVVGQSGSGKSTIISLIERFYSPLGGTVMIDGQDIKSYHLRSSRRHIALVSQEPPLFEGTIRQNLAYCASEDVNESEIIVASKAANAQDFVAALQDGYDTWCGDRGLQLSGGQKQRIAIVAILKNPAILLLDEATSALDSQSGKLLQGALEGVVVGRTSVVVAHRLSTIQCCDIIAVLDKGKVVEKGTHSSLMAKGPNGAYYSLFSLQSDRYATNNIS from the exons ATGAATTGTCTAAGCCATAGAGCAGACAATGGAACAAGTTCTAGTGATCAAGTTTTTTCAGTACCCTCATTCAGAAGACTACTGGCAATTAATGTTCCTGAATGGAGGCAGGCAACAGCGGGATGTGTAAGTGCTATGTTATTTTGTGCAATTCAACCATCTTATGCATGTGCCATGGGGTCGATGATATCAGTGTATTTCTTGACGGATCATAAAGAGATCAAGCAGAAGACAGAAGTATATGCCTTGTGCTTTGTGGGGCTTGCATTGTTCTCAGTGTTTATAAACATATGCCAGCATTATAATTTTGCATCAATGGGGGAGCACTTGACCAAGAGAATCCGAGAAATGATGGTTGCCAAGATGCTCAGCTTTGAAATTGGGTGGTTTGATCAGGATGAGAACACAACTGGTGTTGTTTGCTCCAGACTAGCCAATGTGGTAAGTAGG TCATTAGTGGGTGATCGCATGGGGCTACTCATCAATGCTTTTTCGGCAATGGCCATTGCATGCACCTTGGGCCTTGTTATTGCATGGAGGCTTGCGTTGGTGATACTAGCCACTCAACCCCTTCTCATTATTTGCTATTATGGTATGTTTGCTCTCCTGAAAATCATGTCAAAAAAGTCCATTAAAGCTCACGAAGAAAGTAGTAAGCTTGCAGCAGAAGCTGTCACCAATATTCGAACTGTCACAGCCTTCAGCTGCCAAGCCCGAATTCTCCATATGCTCGAAAAAGCACAAGAAGGACCACGACAAGAAAGTATTCGCCAATCATGGTTTGCTGGTATTGTGCTTGGGGTATCCTCTAGTTTGTTGACATTAACGTGGGCCCTTGATTCTTGGTACGGGGGTAAACTCATTGCCGATGGCTGTCTAGGAGCAAAAGCACTTTTCCAAACTCTTTTGATGCTGATAAGCACTGGTCGTTGCATTGCTAATGCAGGAACAATGACTAGTGATCTAGCTGCAGGTTTAGATGCAGTTAGGTCTGTATTTGCAATTCAGGACCGGTACTCCCAAATTGATCTTGAAGACCGAAAAGGCCACATGCCTGAAAAGATCATAGGCCATGTTGAATTGCAAGATGTTGTTA ATGTTGATTTCGCATATCCTGCCAGGCAGGACGTCATCATTTTCAAAGGATTCTCACTCACATTTGAGTCAGGAAAGTCAACAGCAGTGGTTGGACAAAGTGGCTCAGGAAAGTCAACCATAATCAGCTTAATTGAGAGGTTCTATAGTCCACTTGGAGGAactgtgatgattgatggtcaAGATATAAAATCTTATCACTTAAGATCTTCAAGACGACACATAGCACTCGTTAGCCAGGAGCCCCCATTATTTGAAGGCACCATACGCCAAAATCTAGCATATTGTGCATCAGAGGATGTAAACGAGTCAGAGATCATTGTGGCTTCTAAGGCTGCCAATGCTCAGGACTTCGTTGCAGCATTGCAGGACGGATATGATACATGGTGCGGGGACAGGGGATTGCAGCTATCTGGTGGTCAGAAGCAGCGTATTGCCATTGTTGCTATACTTAAAAATCCAGCAATATTATTGTTGGATGAAGCAACAAGTGCACTTGATAGTCAATCAGGAAAGCTCCTACAGGGTGCACTTGAGGGAGTGGTGGTGGGAAGGACTAGTGTGGTTGTAGCGCATAGGCTAAGTACAATCCAGTGCTGTGATATAATAGCGGTTTTGGACAAAGGTAAAGTAGTAGAGAAAGGGACTCATTCTTCTCTGATGGCTAAAGGTCCAAATGGAGCATACTACTCACTTTTCAGCCTCCAAAGTGACCGCTATGCCACCAATAACATCAGCTAA